A region of the Leptospiraceae bacterium genome:
ATTTTTTCCATTGAATTCACGAGTTACCGGGTTGGAACGAGCTTCCAAAATAGATGGTCCTTTTGCATCCACAAAAAATTCGACTTCTTTCTTTTTTGAAAGGTTTATAACTTTATCAAAGGCACGAATATAAAGTGTATACTTTCCGTGTTCAAAGAATTCTTTCTGGCTATCACGATAAGGTAAATTTCCCTGACCTTTATATTTCTGCTCTCCCTTCTTCCTTTCTTTGTCTTCTATGTTTACCAGTATTTCATAAACACCTGAAACCTTATCTGTAGCTTTCACAAACAGTTTCACACCGGGTTTATAATAAAGTCTGGTTTCCCCCATAAATGAAGGACCTTCAAGTGTATAATAAACTTCAGGAGGAGTTCTATCCACAGTAATATCATAAGACTTTTCCTCTTCAACATTTCCCAGTTTATCAAAGCCCTTATAATCCAGCCTGTATCTTCCTTCTTCCGAAAGAGAAATCGGGTAGGTATAAGCCTGGGTAGAATTTCCATTTATACTGTATTCGATATGAGAAAAAAGTTTTTCCGTCTCTTTCTTATCTTCTAAAAGTTTAAATTTATAACGTCCGTTCGTATAATAACGACCCAGTTCGTCTCTTTGTAAAACACCTTCTTTGAAAGAAGCTTTCATTAACTTCACAATTTCCGCATGAAAATCTTCTCGTTTCAATTTTTGCAATTCTTCCTGAGTTTTGATACTCAGCTTAGAATCTTCGAGGATTTGCTTTTCTTCGGAAAAAAGTGCATTCAAACCCAGAACAAATGAAAAGACAAACAATAGTTTTATTAGTTTCTTCAAATTAATCTCCCTTTTTCTACTCTTCTAAATCAATAAAGAAGAAGCTTCAAGTAATTTTTAGTCTTCGGTGGATAACTCAAGAAAAATATGCAAAACTACGCTTCAGTTTGAATAAATTCTGCCGGTAAAAATACATAAAATGTGGTTCCATTTGAATTGGATTCAAATTCTATTTTACCACTGTGTTTCTCAAGAATTCTCTGAACAATCCCGAGGCCGAGGCCACTCCCTTCTCCCTGTTCCTTAGTTGTAAAAAAAGGATCGAAAATTTTTCCCTGTATATTCTCCGGAATACCGGGTCCATTGTCCTTAATTCCTACAATAACATATTCGGCTTCTCTGTGTATACGAATATGGATACAACCTTTAAATTTCATCGCTTGAATTGCATTATGAACCAGATTAGTCCATACCTGGAGCAAATCATCCGGAAAACAATATAGCATAGGAAGTTCTTCATAGTCTTTTATAACCTCAATTCCCTTTTTTATATAATTGTAATACAACGTTAAAACGGTTTCAATATTTTCATGGAGTTGAACCAACTTTTTCTCCGTAGAAGTTTCAAAGCGTGAAAAGTTCTTTAAGGCATAGAGTATCTTGGAAGCCCTATCAACAGCAATCTGGATTGTTCTTGTATTTCTTTTTAAATTTATCTGTAAAAGAATAAAATCAATTAATGTAGATGCTTGTGGATGTAAAAAAACTTCAGGATATTTTTTTATAGCTTCGGATATACCGAAATCTACCATTGTATCTGCGATGATAAAGGCGTTTTCAAGGCCCATAGAATTTAATTCTTCTGTTAATTCTTTTTTCCGTTTCCTATATATGGATCCACTAAAATGTTCATTACTCTTATAGCCATCTTCAATTAGTTCATTTACTTTCCGAAGTTCTTGTTCTGAGAGACTATAAATCACAGGGAGCAGATCGGGAAAAATGTTTTGAATTTTCTCCAGACAATTTTCGCTGAGTTGATTGGATGCCAAAATGGCACCGATAGGATTATTTATTTCATGTGCAATCCCTGCAATTAACTGCCCCAGGGATGCCATTTTTTCTGTTTGAATTAACTTATCACGAGTATTCTGTAAGCGTTTTATTGTATGTTGTAACTCTTCTTTTTGTTCCTCAATCAAACGATTCCTAAGTAATATTGTTTTATTGGCTTCCTTTAACTTTTCAGCATATTTGTATTCACTAATGTCCTGTATATTTCCTAATATTTCTTTTGGCTTTCCATCAGGATCCCTCGAAAAAATAGTATCAATTTCCCGAAACCATATATATTTACCAGCATTATTCTTCAGTCTATATTCAATCGTAATCGATACACCATCTGCTAAATGACTATAGGATGCAATATGCTGTTTAATTTTAGTAATATCTTCAATATGCAGAATACTAAAAAAAAATCCTGGCGTATCTTCGATGAAATTTCTATCATAACCTAAAGATCTAAAAATACTCCGGTTCACATATATATTTTTATGTGTGTTAATATCACTTACATATACAATTGCAGGTACCGTATCTACAACTCTTTGTATGAATAACTTATTCTTCTCATTACCATCAATTAGGGACCTCATTTCCTTTTCTAGAGATTTTAATTTTTTCTCATTTTCTAAAAGCAAGTTCCATACTTCTTCTTTAGATAAGCTGTTATAATCCAAATCCATCTCTACACCTTTTCTAAGTATTCACGAAAAATAAGCTTAAGTCAAGGAAGTTCTGTAAGTTTTGAAAGATTAGGAAGAAAAAAGGAATAAACAAACCTTTATCGGTAAGCCCCCCTGAGAAAAATAGGCAGCTTCGCGTATGCAGGTTTCAGGAAGATGGGAATCAAAGGCCTTATAGCTGTCTTCATCCGGACAAAAAATAAAACCATAGAGCAAGTCTTTTCTTTTGTTCTGAATGGAAACCAGTTTCTTTGCGATCCGGGAATAGTTTTCACTTATCCTGCCCGCAGACAACATTCTCTTTCCATAAGGTGGATTTAATGGTACAAATAATTCTCCCACAAGTTCTGCTTCGAAATTTCCTTCCGAAAAAAAATCAGCTTTATATAAGGAAAATAGATTTCTTTCCGAAGTTCCTGTTTTCGAAAAAAGAGAAAGAAATTTTTGAATATTCGATTCAGCCACCTGCAAAGCTTCCGAATGAATATCAAGACCAATTATCTGTTTCGGTAAATAATTAATTCTTGATAGTAATAAATGGTTTTTTAGAAATTCATAATGCTCTTTTTGAAAAAAAGTTAGGGAAACAAGAGAAAACTCTCTTGTGAATTGTAAATTACTAACAGAATTAATAAAATTTAAAAATTCAATTCCGAAAGTCATAGAACCACAAAATGGAATAAAGACCCGTTCAGGCAAAAACTTAAGTCCATTTTTATCTAAAAAGGTTTTCATTCTTTGCATAGAGAGAATAGCTATATCTTCCCTGATGGGTGCGCTTTTAGAAAGAGTTATGCGGTACTGTCTTTTGTATAGTTTTTGACCGGCAAGAGACAGATATGCTGATATATACTTTTTATCCGCTTCGAGATAAATAGGAATTCCTCCTTCCTCTTCACGAATTTTAAGTTTATCTCCCAAAGCCCTTAGAAATAAAGATTTTAACTCCAGCATGTTGATATGCGAAAAAGAAGCAATGCGTGTATGAAGATGAATGCAGCTATGATTGTTTAGTATATATTCATACTCATAATTACCAAATTTTTTATCCAAAATAGATGGATGATTGGGGAAGCGATATAATAATAATCGAACATCTGCTAGAAAATTCGCTTTTAAAAGAAACTCTACATAAGAATAATAATGAAGATTTTTTATACGGATACGATTTCCATCCAGCAATATCTCAGGTGAAAAACGATGCTCTCGAAGAGAATTTACTAAACTTAATTTACAAAGTTCCAGGGTTTCCTCTAAAAACCCGGGTGCATATTCAAGGTATATTTCTTTTGGTTTAGACAAAAACTTTTGCTTTATTTTTCTAAGGGGTATTGCTTCCATATCCAGGTAATAGTATTCAGGAGGCCTCAATGGATGAAAGTCTTTTTCAAAATAATATCAGTCCTTTAGCTGCAAGGCTACGCCCGACACAATTTTCAGAAGTAATCGGACAAACCGGGGCCATTCACTTATTACAAAACCTCTACAAACCCACTTCTTTACTCCTATACGGCCCTCCCGGAAGCGGAAAAACCACTCTTGCTTTACTTCTAAGCAAAAAATGGAACATACCCCATGTTCATCTGAGTGCGATTTCCTCCGGGGTCAAGGAAATCAAAGAGCTTATCCAAAAAGCCAAAAAGACAGGCAGCATTGCCCTTTTTCTGGATGAAATACATCGCTTTTCCAGTTCCCAACAGGACAGCCTCCTCGATGCAGTAGAAAAAGGGGAAATCATATTGATCGGGGCAAGCACCGAAAATCCGGCTTTCCGTATTAATCGTCCTCTCCTATCCAGGATGAGAATTTATAAACTCGAAGCCCTGAACAAAGAAGCACTAAACCAAATTTTTGATAGAGGTCTAAAAGACTTATCTTTATCAGTCAAATTTGAATCGGAAGTCAGAGATTATTTGATTAGTTTAGCAGGAGGTGATGCCAGAAAACTTCTGGGGCTTTTAGAAGCCGTAGCTGAAAGCTGTTCCGAAGAGGATAAAAACATTTCTCTCTTTTCGATAAAAGAAAAGCTATCTTCCAAAGTATTAATCTATGATAGAAGTGGTGAAAATCATTATGACTTCATTTCCGCATTTATAAAATCCATTCGGGGAAGTGATCCGGACGCAGCCCTATATTATCTCGCCTGCATGTTAGAAGGCGGAGAAGACCCTGTTTTCATCATGAGAAGAATGGTAATCCTTGCCAGTGAAGATATTGGGAATGCATCTCTTTATGCTCTTCCTCTGGCCACATCGGCACTTAATGCTGTAGAAAGAATCGGAATGCCGGAAGCAAGAATTATTATGGCACATGTTTGCACCTACTTAGCGTCCTGCCCCAAGTCCAATTCGGCATATAATGGAATTGAAAAAGCACTTGCTTATGTTAGAAAAAATGGTCCTTCCATTACCATCCCCCTTCATCTCCGAAACGCTCCCACCTTTCTTCATAAAAAAGAAGGTGCCGGAAAAGACTATAGGTATCCCCATGAATATCCCAATCACTTTATAGAAGAATCTTATTTCCCGGAAGAGCTGAAAGAAGAGTCTCCTCAATTTTATTATCCTTCGGATCTTGGAGGAGAGAAGAAATTAAAAGAATGGTTACATTTTTTATGGAAAGATAAAAAAGAATATTTATAAAAATCTCCTATATTCGGGAATTCGAGTAATTATTTTTTTATTATATAGAGATAAAATATTTAAAATTTTATTGCATAATTTGTTAAAATTAAAAAACATTTTGTTAGCTCGAAAAATTGACTTTTATTTAGAGGTATTAGATGATCCTGGTTGTTGACGATTCTGAATTTATGCGAGAAACTGTTACTGCAGCTCTGTCTATTTTTAATTATGAAGCCATGTCGGCAAGCGATGGTCTGGATGCACTTAAAAAATATGAGAGCGGAGAATTTGAATTAATTATTACCGACATTAATATGCCTGAATTAGATGGAATCGGTCTAATAAAGGAAATCCGTAAAAAAAATCAGGATATACCCATTATAGTCCTAACTACAGAATCAGAAGATGATATTAAAACAGAAGCTTTAGAGATAGGCGCCGATGGTTGGCTCGTCAAACCCTTCCAACCTCCTCAACTACTTTCTATGATTCGGGAACTCCTTTAAAATGCTGAATAAAAAAGAAATAGACATTCTGATAGTAGACAACGATGAAACCATTTTAAAAAACTATAAAGCCTTTCTGGAAAAAGAAAACTACAGAGTCGATACGGCAAGTAGTATTTCTCAAGCCAGTCTGATTATCATTGAAACCGAACCTCATGTAGTCATTATTGATGCTGAAAATATCGGGATAGGAAACAATTTTCTCCGCTCCCTTCAAAAAATAGATATACATTCCCAGGTGATCATCAACTCTAATAGTATATCCAAAGATATTCAGTACAAACTTCAAACCGGTCTATGTTATGCCTGTGTAGTGAAACAAAATATGGTATCAGAAGAGTTGTTACAATATATCAAGCAGGCAGAGGAACTTTATCTCAAAGTTAAAAATATTTCAAGGGAACTAAATGAGAGAGATCAACCTTACAAGAAAGATATAGATTGGATTATCTGGCAATTAAGAAAAAAGCAGGATTCTCAGTATATCATGGGAATAGCCATTTTAGAAACTCTCGTCCATACTGTGTTTCAGGGTATGGGACTGGGTTCAACAATTTCTGTTTTAGACCTTATTCATATGAGTAAACAGGAGGATGGACAAAATACAATTATCAAAACCAATTTGATGAATCTCTTATTGAAAAACTCAGATCCTATGAGAAATATCAAAAGTAACCTTGATAATTTAATTCATTATTTAAAGTGTGAATATGATAAAGAAATAGTCACGGCTGCTGATATTGAGAATATAATTGATGAATCTCTCAAGAAAACAGATTGTTTCAGGGCAATAAAAGAGCAAAATGTGGTTCGAAGTCGAATCAGTTTCCCGGACACTCTTATTTCCAATAAGAAATTTTTAGGTGTATGCTTTAGGGAATTATTCACAAACAGTTATAAATACTCGCCACCTAATTCCAAGATTTTATTGACCCAGGGTTATTCTGATATAGGTCTATCGATTATTCTGATTAATTCGATTCAAAAATTATCCAAGGGTATTAGCGGAATTCCAAAAGAATATGAAAACCAGGTTTTTGAACCTTTTTTTAGAATTAACAAAATTTATGACGAGCGATTTAACTTAGAAGAGCTGGGCTTTGGTGTTGGATTGGCTATTTTAAAAAAGGGTTTTAGTTCTCTCGGAGGAAAGATATACATATACGAAGCAATGGATCATATTTCTTCATTTGAGCCTCAAAGAATCATTATTACCGAAATTATATTTCGGAGGACGGAAAAATAATCTTCATTTTACAAGCCATAAATTTGGAATATTCAGAATCATAACCATGCCTTCTTTGATATCAAATACTTTTGAGATATATTCTAACTCTAAAGAGTCAAGATAATCTTCAGCATCTTTTAAATTTTCTTTTTCTATTGCCATTACTTCCGGAAGGGTATCTGAGCTTATTGCAATAGATTTATCTTCATGTTGAAACCGAATCACTACATCCCTTATTCTTCCCTGTATTTTTTTTTTGTAAATGAGCGTCGGAAGTTCAAGCACCGTAATAACATCTCCTCGAAAATTAGCAACACCGGAAATGTAGCTTTGTGCATATGGTATTTTTAATATTTCAATATTTTTTTGCGTCTCTATACAATACTTAATTTCAGCACCATAGTATCGATCATCAATTTTCCAGTATACGATCTGCATTTTTTTATTTTTTTTCATACAGAAGCAAACTCCATTTTACTCATATTATCTTCGATATACTTTAATATTCTGGAAAAAAGTTTTTCTGAATCAATTAAAATAGTAAGCTTTTCATTTATATACGCATAACCAAGGGAAAATTCAGCTAATCGATTATCTGATTGAAAGATTTCAAGACTTTGAGTTATATCTACAATCTCATGAGCTATGATTCCAAAAGTAATCTCTTGGTATATTACAATTATAGTATATATGAATTCTTCTTTAAACTCAATATTTTTTTGACTATAGAAGGTTTTTAGCTCTACCAGGGGGATTACTTTATTCTCAAATTTCATTACTTTATTATTAC
Encoded here:
- a CDS encoding PAS domain-containing protein, giving the protein MDLDYNSLSKEEVWNLLLENEKKLKSLEKEMRSLIDGNEKNKLFIQRVVDTVPAIVYVSDINTHKNIYVNRSIFRSLGYDRNFIEDTPGFFFSILHIEDITKIKQHIASYSHLADGVSITIEYRLKNNAGKYIWFREIDTIFSRDPDGKPKEILGNIQDISEYKYAEKLKEANKTILLRNRLIEEQKEELQHTIKRLQNTRDKLIQTEKMASLGQLIAGIAHEINNPIGAILASNQLSENCLEKIQNIFPDLLPVIYSLSEQELRKVNELIEDGYKSNEHFSGSIYRKRKKELTEELNSMGLENAFIIADTMVDFGISEAIKKYPEVFLHPQASTLIDFILLQINLKRNTRTIQIAVDRASKILYALKNFSRFETSTEKKLVQLHENIETVLTLYYNYIKKGIEVIKDYEELPMLYCFPDDLLQVWTNLVHNAIQAMKFKGCIHIRIHREAEYVIVGIKDNGPGIPENIQGKIFDPFFTTKEQGEGSGLGLGIVQRILEKHSGKIEFESNSNGTTFYVFLPAEFIQTEA
- a CDS encoding replication-associated recombination protein A, which translates into the protein MDESLFQNNISPLAARLRPTQFSEVIGQTGAIHLLQNLYKPTSLLLYGPPGSGKTTLALLLSKKWNIPHVHLSAISSGVKEIKELIQKAKKTGSIALFLDEIHRFSSSQQDSLLDAVEKGEIILIGASTENPAFRINRPLLSRMRIYKLEALNKEALNQIFDRGLKDLSLSVKFESEVRDYLISLAGGDARKLLGLLEAVAESCSEEDKNISLFSIKEKLSSKVLIYDRSGENHYDFISAFIKSIRGSDPDAALYYLACMLEGGEDPVFIMRRMVILASEDIGNASLYALPLATSALNAVERIGMPEARIIMAHVCTYLASCPKSNSAYNGIEKALAYVRKNGPSITIPLHLRNAPTFLHKKEGAGKDYRYPHEYPNHFIEESYFPEELKEESPQFYYPSDLGGEKKLKEWLHFLWKDKKEYL
- a CDS encoding response regulator; the protein is MILVVDDSEFMRETVTAALSIFNYEAMSASDGLDALKKYESGEFELIITDINMPELDGIGLIKEIRKKNQDIPIIVLTTESEDDIKTEALEIGADGWLVKPFQPPQLLSMIRELL
- a CDS encoding response regulator; protein product: MLNKKEIDILIVDNDETILKNYKAFLEKENYRVDTASSISQASLIIIETEPHVVIIDAENIGIGNNFLRSLQKIDIHSQVIINSNSISKDIQYKLQTGLCYACVVKQNMVSEELLQYIKQAEELYLKVKNISRELNERDQPYKKDIDWIIWQLRKKQDSQYIMGIAILETLVHTVFQGMGLGSTISVLDLIHMSKQEDGQNTIIKTNLMNLLLKNSDPMRNIKSNLDNLIHYLKCEYDKEIVTAADIENIIDESLKKTDCFRAIKEQNVVRSRISFPDTLISNKKFLGVCFRELFTNSYKYSPPNSKILLTQGYSDIGLSIILINSIQKLSKGISGIPKEYENQVFEPFFRINKIYDERFNLEELGFGVGLAILKKGFSSLGGKIYIYEAMDHISSFEPQRIIITEIIFRRTEK
- a CDS encoding chemotaxis protein CheW, translated to MKKNKKMQIVYWKIDDRYYGAEIKYCIETQKNIEILKIPYAQSYISGVANFRGDVITVLELPTLIYKKKIQGRIRDVVIRFQHEDKSIAISSDTLPEVMAIEKENLKDAEDYLDSLELEYISKVFDIKEGMVMILNIPNLWLVK